From the genome of Variovorax sp. RA8, one region includes:
- the ampD gene encoding 1,6-anhydro-N-acetylmuramyl-L-alanine amidase AmpD, protein MAAAPTTEGPSAELWQEGWYRFARSLRSPNFGPRPAGAQIDLIVLHSISLPPGRYGGDEVQQLFMNQLDWEAHPYFDSIRGLEVSAHFYVRRNGELWQFVSCDDRAWHAGPSRWRGRANCNDDSIGIELEGLEGERFEFAQYETLASLCPAIAQRYAIAFVAGHEHIAPGRKADPGSGFDWVLLQQQLGWQRTMFPDTVMAR, encoded by the coding sequence ATGGCAGCGGCGCCGACGACTGAGGGCCCGAGCGCCGAGCTCTGGCAGGAGGGCTGGTACCGATTCGCCAGATCGCTGCGCTCCCCGAACTTCGGGCCACGCCCGGCCGGCGCGCAGATCGACCTGATCGTGCTGCACTCCATCAGCCTTCCGCCCGGCCGCTATGGCGGCGACGAAGTGCAGCAGCTCTTCATGAACCAGTTGGACTGGGAGGCGCACCCCTACTTCGACAGCATCCGCGGCCTCGAGGTCTCGGCCCATTTCTATGTGCGCCGCAACGGCGAGCTCTGGCAGTTCGTGAGCTGCGACGACCGCGCCTGGCATGCCGGGCCCTCGCGCTGGCGCGGCCGCGCCAACTGCAACGACGATTCGATCGGCATCGAGCTCGAAGGCCTGGAGGGCGAGCGCTTCGAGTTCGCCCAATACGAAACCCTGGCCAGCCTCTGTCCCGCCATCGCGCAGCGCTACGCCATCGCCTTCGTCGCGGGCCACGAGCACATCGCGCCGGGCCGGAAGGCGGACCCCGGCAGCGGCTTCGACTGGGTGCTCCTGCAACAGCAGCTGGGCTGGCAGCGCACGATGTTTCCCGACACCGTCATGGCGCGCTGA
- a CDS encoding sigma-54-dependent transcriptional regulator, with the protein MSSPNPSAPRPAQILVVDDEPDLRTLYELTLLREGYRVEAAGSVSEASEHLDAGRFDAVITDMRLPDGLGMEILQRIQQEQRSERCVVMTAYGSAENAVEALKAGAFDYLTKPVDLKQFRTVVASAVQAQAAPARPVRQAEGNGSKLAATVSNAGTAALERLVGNSEPMRLVKSRIAKVARGMAPVLVRGESGTGKELAARAVHACSQRSDGPFVAVNCGAIPENLLEAEFFGARKGSYTGSSQDRDGYFQAARGGTLFLDEIGDLPLAMQSKLLRAIQERSVRPIGSTQEDAVDVRIVSATHKDLQAEVQAGRFRQDLFYRLNVIEIAVPALRERREDLPALCEALLARIARDAGMPIPALSPEVLQRLSQHPLNGNVRELENLLHRAVALSDGDVLHIDVSSPAAPLEPASTTPQTAAPAAVEQPQAAAVAAKPPVAVPSDLQSYLDQQEREILVRALQESGFNRTAAAARLGLSLRQIRYRIARLGIATPGGDDNNGSGADD; encoded by the coding sequence GTGAGCAGCCCCAATCCTTCCGCGCCACGCCCCGCCCAGATCCTGGTCGTCGACGACGAGCCCGACCTGCGCACGCTCTACGAGCTCACGCTGCTGCGCGAGGGCTACCGCGTCGAGGCGGCCGGCAGCGTGTCGGAGGCGAGCGAGCATCTGGACGCGGGCCGCTTCGATGCCGTGATCACCGACATGCGCTTGCCCGACGGGTTGGGCATGGAGATCCTGCAGCGCATCCAGCAGGAGCAGCGCAGCGAGCGTTGCGTGGTCATGACGGCCTACGGCTCGGCCGAGAATGCGGTCGAGGCCCTCAAGGCGGGCGCCTTCGACTACCTGACCAAGCCGGTGGACCTGAAGCAGTTCCGTACCGTCGTGGCTTCGGCAGTGCAGGCGCAGGCCGCGCCCGCGCGGCCGGTGCGCCAGGCGGAGGGCAACGGCAGCAAGCTGGCCGCGACCGTCAGCAACGCCGGCACGGCGGCCCTCGAAAGGCTGGTCGGAAATTCCGAGCCGATGCGCCTGGTCAAGTCGCGCATCGCCAAGGTGGCGCGCGGCATGGCGCCGGTGCTGGTGCGCGGAGAGTCCGGCACTGGCAAGGAACTGGCGGCGCGCGCGGTGCATGCGTGCAGCCAGCGCAGCGATGGGCCCTTCGTCGCGGTCAATTGCGGTGCCATTCCCGAGAACCTGCTCGAGGCCGAGTTCTTCGGCGCGCGGAAAGGCTCCTACACCGGCTCCTCGCAAGACCGCGACGGCTACTTCCAGGCCGCACGCGGCGGCACGCTCTTCCTCGATGAAATCGGCGACCTCCCGCTGGCGATGCAGTCCAAGCTGCTGCGCGCGATCCAGGAACGCAGCGTGCGGCCGATCGGCTCGACGCAGGAAGACGCCGTCGACGTGCGCATCGTGAGCGCCACGCACAAGGACCTGCAGGCCGAGGTGCAGGCCGGCCGTTTCCGCCAGGATCTGTTCTACCGGCTCAACGTGATCGAGATCGCGGTGCCGGCGCTGCGCGAGCGCCGCGAGGATCTGCCGGCGCTCTGCGAGGCGCTGCTGGCCCGGATCGCGCGCGACGCCGGCATGCCGATCCCCGCGCTGTCGCCCGAGGTGCTGCAGCGTCTGTCGCAGCATCCGCTCAACGGCAACGTGCGCGAGCTCGAGAACCTGCTGCACCGTGCGGTTGCCCTGAGCGACGGCGATGTGCTGCACATCGATGTTTCGAGTCCCGCGGCGCCGCTCGAGCCGGCGAGTACAACACCCCAGACAGCGGCGCCGGCAGCAGTCGAACAGCCGCAGGCCGCGGCGGTTGCGGCTAAGCCACCCGTCGCGGTCCCGAGCGACCTGCAAAGCTATCTGGACCAGCAGGAACGCGAGATCCTCGTGCGCGCACTGCAGGAAAGCGGCTTCAACCGCACCGCGGCCGCGGCGCGGCTGGGCCTGAGTCTGCGGCAGATCCGCTATCGCATCGCGCGCCTGGGAATTGCGACGCCTGGCGGCGACGACAACAATGGCAGCGGCGCCGACGACTGA
- a CDS encoding sensor histidine kinase: MSTFLWSRAEPGTDWTPLDQAAGRESSALLRLWRGFMTARSFVAVVLLLLQALVFALGQAVQPIVLALAGGYLLATLLVARYALFQPPVRRFGTAWLSTIGVDLVVFSALQLLQVGSINYTPLFALPVLMGAVLGSGAVGLGTTAVVTLLLLAHAGWYWLQQQAEPSARFVQAALTGTGLFVVALLAHELARRLIREEALAQRNRGTAQMHALVNDLVIETLSEGVLVIDAKGQVHAANPAADAILGQGLAQLELPFALGAHPAWMPLAAIARNTFARRTSQSREIPIAQAQGAPREVRVRTRLTRAAERGIESLCVMFLQDLRELEARIRTEKLAAMGRMSAAVAHEIRNPLAAIAQASALLGEDLVDPGHRRLTTMVQQNAQRLSRIVDDVLDVARARQQRVLPLGEQLVLDPTVRTLAEEWVRQTQRQGVLLVLEAPGSVVRFDIEHLRRILVNLLDNAARYAGARDGSIQVTTRLNAAGRASLQVWSDGAPLEPAVQRHLFEPFFSSESRSSGLGLYLCRELCERHGATIGYERRALPAGGPEGNEFAVVFMPGEGGLTQ; this comes from the coding sequence ATGAGCACCTTCCTCTGGTCGCGTGCCGAGCCCGGGACCGACTGGACGCCGCTCGACCAGGCGGCCGGCCGTGAAAGCTCCGCCCTGCTGCGCCTGTGGCGCGGCTTCATGACCGCGCGCAGCTTCGTCGCCGTCGTGCTGCTGCTGCTCCAGGCGCTGGTCTTCGCGCTCGGGCAGGCCGTGCAGCCGATCGTCCTCGCGCTGGCGGGCGGCTACCTGCTTGCCACCCTGCTGGTCGCGCGCTATGCGCTCTTTCAACCACCGGTGCGGCGCTTCGGCACGGCCTGGCTGTCGACCATCGGCGTCGACCTGGTGGTCTTCAGCGCGCTGCAGCTTCTGCAGGTGGGCAGCATCAACTACACGCCGCTGTTCGCCCTGCCGGTGCTGATGGGCGCCGTGTTGGGCAGCGGCGCCGTCGGCCTGGGCACCACGGCCGTGGTCACGCTGCTGCTGCTGGCGCATGCCGGCTGGTATTGGCTGCAGCAGCAGGCCGAGCCATCGGCGCGCTTCGTGCAGGCTGCGCTGACCGGCACCGGCCTGTTCGTGGTGGCGCTGCTGGCGCATGAGCTGGCTCGGCGGCTGATACGCGAGGAGGCGCTGGCGCAGCGCAACCGGGGCACGGCGCAGATGCATGCCCTGGTGAACGACCTGGTGATCGAGACGCTCAGCGAAGGTGTGCTGGTGATCGACGCCAAGGGGCAGGTGCACGCGGCCAACCCCGCGGCCGACGCGATTCTCGGGCAGGGACTGGCACAGCTCGAGCTGCCTTTCGCGCTTGGCGCGCACCCGGCCTGGATGCCGCTGGCCGCGATCGCGCGCAACACGTTCGCGCGACGCACGTCGCAGTCGCGCGAGATCCCGATCGCGCAGGCCCAGGGCGCGCCGCGCGAGGTGCGCGTGCGCACTCGGCTCACCCGCGCCGCCGAGCGTGGCATCGAGAGCCTGTGCGTGATGTTCCTGCAGGATCTGCGCGAGCTCGAGGCACGCATCCGCACCGAGAAGCTCGCGGCCATGGGGCGCATGTCGGCCGCGGTCGCGCACGAGATCCGCAACCCGCTTGCCGCAATCGCCCAGGCCAGCGCACTGCTGGGCGAGGACCTGGTCGATCCCGGCCACCGGCGACTGACGACGATGGTCCAGCAGAATGCGCAGCGGCTGTCGCGCATCGTCGACGACGTGCTCGACGTCGCCCGCGCCCGCCAGCAGCGCGTGCTGCCGCTCGGCGAGCAGCTGGTGCTCGATCCCACCGTGCGCACGCTGGCCGAAGAATGGGTGCGGCAAACGCAGCGCCAGGGCGTGCTGCTGGTGCTGGAGGCGCCCGGCAGCGTGGTGCGCTTCGACATCGAGCACCTGCGGCGCATCCTCGTGAACCTGCTCGACAACGCCGCGCGCTACGCGGGTGCGCGCGACGGCTCGATCCAGGTGACGACCCGGCTGAACGCCGCCGGCCGCGCCAGCCTTCAGGTGTGGAGCGACGGCGCACCGCTCGAGCCCGCGGTGCAGCGCCATCTGTTCGAGCCCTTCTTCTCGTCCGAGAGCCGCTCCAGCGGCCTAGGCCTCTACCTGTGCCGCGAGTTGTGCGAACGCCACGGCGCCACCATCGGCTACGAGCGCCGTGCCTTGCCGGCAGGCGGGCCGGAGGGCAATGAATTCGCCGTCGTCTTCATGCCGGGCGAAGGCGGGCTGACACAATAG
- a CDS encoding PP0621 family protein produces MKYLLVLAIILVAVWLWRKARREELQSRTPPPPPPPAPRSIGPPQAMLRCAHCGLHLPASDAVRGADGTAYCSAAHRRAATH; encoded by the coding sequence ATGAAATACCTGCTGGTGCTCGCGATCATCCTGGTGGCGGTCTGGCTCTGGCGCAAGGCCCGGCGCGAAGAGTTGCAGTCGCGCACGCCGCCGCCCCCTCCTCCGCCTGCACCGCGCAGCATCGGGCCTCCGCAAGCCATGCTGCGCTGCGCGCACTGCGGGCTGCACCTGCCGGCCTCGGACGCGGTGCGTGGTGCCGACGGCACGGCGTATTGCAGCGCGGCGCACCGCCGGGCCGCGACGCACTGA
- a CDS encoding cytochrome C assembly family protein: MILAIPSPLGVALGIATAAAYGATAAASSWLGRPSTQWMLGLAWVLHACVLAWSLAGGDPHFGFAPALSVTAWLVMTIYAIESRLYPQLKIRRVLAALGAAAVLLAMVFPGTPLHVSASPWLPLHLALGIASYGLFGAAVVHAWLMTRAEKQIRLAAEPQAGVPLLTMERLTFRFVTAGFVLLSATLLAGLLFSEQLYGANARGWKWDHKTVFSVLAWISFAVLLVGRARFGWRGRTARRVLYAGAALLLLAYVGSRFVLEVVLGRAAT; encoded by the coding sequence ATGATTTTAGCGATCCCCTCCCCACTCGGCGTGGCGCTGGGCATCGCCACCGCCGCGGCCTACGGCGCGACTGCCGCAGCCTCTTCCTGGCTCGGGCGGCCTTCCACGCAATGGATGCTGGGCCTGGCCTGGGTGCTGCACGCCTGCGTGCTCGCCTGGTCGCTGGCCGGCGGCGACCCGCACTTCGGCTTCGCGCCGGCGCTGTCGGTCACCGCCTGGCTGGTGATGACCATCTACGCGATCGAGAGCCGCCTGTATCCGCAGCTCAAGATTCGGCGAGTGCTCGCGGCGCTCGGCGCGGCGGCCGTGCTGCTCGCGATGGTCTTTCCGGGCACGCCGCTGCACGTCTCGGCCTCGCCCTGGCTGCCGCTGCACCTGGCGCTGGGCATCGCCTCCTACGGCCTGTTCGGCGCAGCCGTGGTCCATGCCTGGCTCATGACCCGCGCCGAGAAGCAGATCCGGCTGGCGGCCGAACCGCAGGCCGGCGTGCCTCTGCTCACGATGGAGCGGCTGACCTTTCGCTTCGTGACCGCCGGCTTCGTGCTGCTGTCGGCCACGCTGCTCGCCGGCCTGCTGTTCAGCGAGCAGCTGTACGGCGCCAATGCGCGCGGCTGGAAATGGGACCACAAGACCGTGTTCTCGGTGCTGGCCTGGATCAGCTTCGCGGTGCTGCTGGTCGGGCGGGCGCGCTTTGGCTGGCGCGGCCGCACCGCGCGGCGCGTGCTCTACGCCGGCGCGGCCCTGCTGCTGCTGGCCTATGTGGGCTCGCGTTTCGTGCTCGAGGTGGTGCTGGGGCGCGCAGCGACATGA
- the ffh gene encoding signal recognition particle protein translates to MASALTEKFSRLVKQVSGQARITESNVQDMLREVRMALLEADVALPVVRDFVARVKEKAMGQEVLGSLKPGQALVGIVNRELAATMGEGVADINLVAQPPAVILMAGLQGAGKTTTTAKLAKHLIEKRKKKVLTVSGDVYRPAAIEQLKTVTKQAGAEWFPSTPDQKPLDIARAALDHAKRHFFDVLLVDTAGRLAIDEVLMNEIQQLHAALNPVETLFVVDAMQGQDAINTAKAFKEALPLTGIVLTKTDGDSRGGAALSVRQVTGVPIKFAGVSEKIDGLEVFDTERHAGRILGMGDIVALVEQVTAGVDVAAAQKLAAKVKSGAGFDLNDFLGQLQQMKQMGGLSSIMDKLPQQLAAKATDADMNRAERDIRRKEGIINSMTPLERRKPELLKATRKRRIAAGAGVQVQEVNRLLNEFEQMQQMMKKMKGGGLMKMMKRMGGMKGLPGMGGGGGMPRF, encoded by the coding sequence ATGGCCAGCGCCCTCACCGAAAAATTCTCACGCCTCGTCAAACAGGTCAGCGGGCAGGCCCGCATCACCGAAAGCAATGTGCAGGACATGCTGCGCGAGGTGCGCATGGCCCTGCTGGAGGCCGACGTCGCGCTGCCCGTGGTGCGCGACTTCGTGGCCCGCGTCAAGGAAAAGGCGATGGGCCAGGAGGTGCTGGGCTCGCTCAAGCCCGGCCAGGCGCTGGTGGGCATCGTCAACCGCGAGCTCGCTGCGACCATGGGCGAAGGCGTGGCCGACATCAACCTGGTGGCGCAGCCGCCCGCTGTGATCCTGATGGCGGGTTTGCAGGGCGCCGGCAAGACCACCACCACCGCCAAGCTGGCCAAGCACCTGATCGAGAAGCGCAAGAAGAAGGTGCTCACCGTCTCGGGCGACGTCTACCGGCCGGCGGCCATCGAGCAGCTCAAGACCGTCACGAAGCAGGCCGGGGCCGAGTGGTTCCCGAGCACGCCGGACCAGAAGCCGCTGGACATCGCCCGCGCCGCGCTCGATCACGCCAAGCGCCATTTCTTCGATGTGCTGCTGGTCGACACGGCCGGCCGCCTCGCCATCGACGAGGTGCTGATGAACGAGATCCAGCAGCTGCACGCGGCGCTGAACCCGGTCGAGACGCTGTTCGTGGTCGATGCCATGCAGGGCCAGGACGCGATCAATACCGCCAAGGCCTTCAAGGAAGCGCTGCCGCTGACCGGCATCGTCCTCACCAAGACCGACGGCGACTCGCGCGGCGGCGCCGCGCTGTCGGTACGGCAGGTGACGGGCGTGCCGATCAAGTTCGCCGGTGTCAGCGAGAAGATCGACGGCCTGGAGGTGTTCGACACCGAGCGCCATGCCGGCCGCATCCTCGGCATGGGCGACATCGTGGCGCTGGTCGAGCAGGTCACGGCCGGCGTCGATGTGGCGGCGGCACAGAAGCTGGCGGCCAAGGTCAAGAGCGGCGCGGGCTTCGATCTCAACGATTTTCTCGGCCAACTGCAGCAGATGAAGCAGATGGGCGGGCTGTCCAGCATCATGGACAAGCTGCCGCAGCAGCTCGCCGCCAAGGCCACCGATGCCGACATGAACCGCGCGGAGCGCGACATCCGCCGCAAGGAGGGCATCATCAACAGCATGACGCCGCTGGAGCGGCGCAAGCCGGAGCTGCTCAAGGCCACCCGCAAGCGCCGCATCGCCGCCGGCGCGGGGGTGCAGGTTCAGGAAGTGAACCGGCTGCTCAACGAATTCGAGCAGATGCAGCAGATGATGAAGAAGATGAAGGGCGGCGGGCTCATGAAGATGATGAAGCGCATGGGCGGCATGAAGGGCCTGCCCGGCATGGGTGGAGGCGGCGGCATGCCGCGCTTCTGA
- the mdoH gene encoding glucans biosynthesis glucosyltransferase MdoH, which translates to MKPNDFSQLNVLTEADFSRRSTLREERHPNSVTAPPINRGSMTPRPWRGFWNSIGTALLVKLGAGGKAAASASRAPQRSQAWERAAQQRRLAFMALTVFSTVVASTLFARVQPDYDNLWLEYSQIALYGLLSGWVVTGFVTALMGFYVSVRGDKHALSAKQVADHPMNPEARTAIVMPICNEDVATVFAGLRATCESVAATGHARQFDVFVLSDSYTPEVAAAERAAWEDLRAALADSPNQPQVEVYYRLRKRRTHRKAGNVADFCRRWGKDYRYMVVLDADSVMSGDCLTSMVKLMEANPTAGIIQTATQAIGHVTLHARAQQFASRVTGRLFTLGMQFWQLGESHYWGHNAIIRIEPFMQHCALAPIKGTGGMSGGIMSHDFVEAALMRRAGYHVWLVADLVGSYEQQPPDLLAELQRDRRWCQGNLQNARLMAEPGLHPVHRAMFVTGTMAYASAPMWLAFLTLGTALWLTGSSVVAHWLAMPMELAGLWLWTLCLLFLPRMLGIAAVVMRREQRQYGGVGGLLKSAALESALAIVQAPVRMLAHSLFVVVALTGIKLDWKSPPREAAAVPWRIAFTQLAPMSLVIAALAVGIALIDASALAWLMPVGLPLLLAIPLTVLTSQIALGNAMRDRGFLVIPEESRSPAVLRRAWMHAVRLARA; encoded by the coding sequence ATGAAGCCCAACGACTTCTCCCAGCTCAACGTTCTCACCGAAGCGGATTTCTCCCGCCGCAGCACGCTGCGTGAAGAACGCCATCCCAACTCGGTGACGGCGCCGCCGATCAACCGTGGCTCGATGACGCCCCGCCCCTGGCGCGGCTTCTGGAACAGCATCGGCACGGCACTGCTGGTCAAGCTCGGCGCCGGCGGCAAGGCCGCGGCCAGCGCGTCGCGCGCACCGCAGCGTTCCCAGGCCTGGGAACGCGCGGCCCAGCAGCGCCGCCTCGCCTTCATGGCGCTCACCGTGTTCAGCACGGTCGTCGCCTCGACGTTGTTTGCCCGCGTGCAGCCCGACTACGACAACCTCTGGCTCGAATACAGCCAGATCGCGCTCTACGGCCTGCTCTCGGGCTGGGTGGTGACCGGCTTCGTGACCGCGCTCATGGGCTTCTATGTCTCGGTGCGCGGGGACAAGCACGCGCTGTCGGCCAAACAGGTGGCTGACCATCCGATGAATCCGGAAGCGCGCACGGCGATCGTCATGCCGATCTGCAACGAGGACGTGGCGACGGTCTTTGCAGGCCTGCGCGCGACCTGCGAATCAGTGGCCGCGACCGGCCATGCGAGGCAGTTCGACGTCTTCGTGCTGTCCGACAGCTACACGCCCGAGGTCGCCGCCGCCGAGCGCGCCGCCTGGGAAGATCTGCGCGCCGCACTGGCGGACAGCCCGAACCAGCCGCAGGTCGAGGTGTACTACCGCCTGCGCAAGCGCCGCACCCACCGCAAGGCCGGCAACGTGGCCGACTTCTGCCGCCGCTGGGGTAAGGACTACCGCTACATGGTGGTGCTCGATGCCGACAGCGTGATGAGCGGCGACTGCCTGACCTCGATGGTCAAGCTGATGGAAGCCAATCCGACGGCCGGCATCATCCAGACCGCGACGCAGGCCATCGGCCACGTCACCCTGCACGCGCGCGCCCAGCAGTTCGCCTCGCGCGTGACGGGCCGCCTGTTCACTCTGGGCATGCAGTTCTGGCAGCTCGGCGAGTCGCACTACTGGGGCCACAACGCGATCATCCGCATCGAGCCCTTCATGCAGCACTGCGCGCTGGCGCCGATCAAGGGCACCGGCGGCATGTCGGGCGGCATCATGTCGCACGACTTCGTCGAGGCCGCGCTGATGCGCCGCGCCGGCTACCACGTGTGGCTGGTCGCCGACCTGGTCGGCAGCTACGAGCAGCAACCGCCGGACCTGCTGGCCGAGCTGCAGCGCGACCGCCGCTGGTGCCAGGGCAACCTGCAGAACGCCCGCCTGATGGCCGAGCCCGGCCTGCATCCGGTGCACCGCGCGATGTTCGTCACCGGCACAATGGCTTATGCCTCGGCGCCGATGTGGCTCGCCTTCCTGACGCTGGGCACGGCCCTGTGGCTCACCGGCTCGAGCGTGGTCGCGCATTGGCTCGCGATGCCGATGGAACTGGCCGGCCTCTGGCTGTGGACGTTGTGCCTGCTGTTCCTGCCGCGCATGCTGGGCATTGCCGCCGTGGTGATGCGCCGCGAGCAACGCCAGTACGGCGGTGTCGGCGGCCTGCTCAAGAGCGCCGCGCTCGAAAGCGCGCTGGCCATCGTGCAGGCACCCGTGCGCATGCTGGCCCACTCGCTGTTCGTGGTGGTGGCGCTCACCGGCATCAAGCTGGACTGGAAGTCCCCGCCGCGGGAAGCCGCTGCCGTGCCGTGGCGCATCGCCTTCACCCAGCTGGCGCCGATGTCGCTGGTCATCGCGGCGCTGGCGGTGGGTATTGCGCTGATCGACGCCAGCGCGCTGGCCTGGCTGATGCCCGTGGGCCTCCCGCTGCTGCTGGCGATCCCTCTGACCGTTCTGACCAGCCAGATCGCGCTGGGCAACGCAATGCGCGACCGGGGCTTCCTGGTGATTCCGGAAGAGTCGCGTTCGCCGGCGGTGCTGCGCAGGGCGTGGATGCACGCGGTGCGGCTGGCGCGCGCCTGA
- a CDS encoding sigma 54-interacting transcriptional regulator, giving the protein MNNTGSAKESASPPGARLLVVDDDADMLRLLSMRLTGAGYQVTAVTSAESALTQLEIEHPQLVLSDVRLPGRDGLQLFDEIRKRHPTLPVILLTAHGTIPDAVEATARGVFTYLTKPYDARELLDKIAQALALGAPAPSGGKGVDESWRSEIVSRSNRMAELLAEARMVAKSDASVLLRGDSGAGKELLARAIHRASTRAEKPFVAVNCGAIPEALLESELFGHVKGAFTDAVANHKGLFQQADGGTLLLDEIGDMPPALQVKLLRVLQEHAVRPVGSTQSIEVDVRIISATHRDLDAAMEAGQFREDLYYRLNVVTLHLPPLSARREDIPLLANHFLNRLSSKYGKRLSGFAPEALKALTMAPWPGNVRQLFNVVEQVCALSSSPLIPLALVQRALRSPSVEVQTYAEAKQRFEREYLVGLLKLTDGNVADAARLADRNRTEFYRLLQKHGLTAGHFKSDAVPPGGDTVADERRS; this is encoded by the coding sequence ATGAACAACACCGGCTCCGCGAAGGAATCCGCCAGCCCGCCCGGCGCCCGCCTGCTGGTGGTGGACGACGACGCGGACATGCTGCGCCTGCTGTCGATGCGGCTCACGGGCGCCGGCTACCAGGTCACCGCCGTGACCTCGGCCGAGTCGGCATTGACGCAGCTCGAGATCGAGCATCCCCAATTGGTGCTGAGCGACGTGCGGCTGCCGGGCCGCGACGGCCTGCAGCTGTTCGACGAGATCCGCAAGCGCCACCCCACGCTGCCGGTGATCCTGCTGACCGCCCACGGCACCATTCCCGACGCGGTCGAGGCCACGGCCCGCGGCGTCTTCACCTATCTCACCAAGCCCTACGACGCCCGCGAGCTGCTCGACAAGATCGCGCAGGCCCTGGCGCTCGGCGCGCCCGCGCCCAGCGGCGGCAAGGGCGTCGACGAGAGCTGGCGCTCGGAGATCGTGAGCCGCAGCAACCGCATGGCCGAGCTGCTGGCCGAAGCCCGGATGGTTGCCAAGTCCGACGCCAGCGTGCTGCTGCGCGGCGACAGCGGCGCCGGCAAGGAACTTCTGGCCCGAGCGATCCACCGGGCCAGCACGCGCGCGGAGAAGCCCTTCGTGGCGGTCAACTGCGGCGCCATTCCGGAGGCGCTGCTGGAGTCGGAGCTGTTCGGCCATGTGAAGGGCGCCTTCACCGACGCGGTGGCCAATCACAAGGGCCTGTTCCAGCAAGCGGACGGCGGCACCCTGCTGCTCGATGAGATCGGCGACATGCCGCCGGCCCTGCAGGTCAAGCTGCTGCGGGTGCTGCAGGAGCACGCGGTGCGGCCGGTGGGCTCGACCCAGTCCATCGAGGTCGATGTGCGGATCATCTCCGCCACCCATCGCGACCTCGATGCCGCCATGGAGGCCGGGCAGTTCCGGGAGGACCTCTACTACCGCCTCAATGTCGTGACGCTGCACCTGCCGCCGCTGTCGGCGCGGCGCGAGGACATCCCGCTCCTGGCCAACCATTTCCTCAACCGGCTCTCGAGCAAGTACGGCAAGCGCCTGTCGGGCTTCGCGCCGGAGGCGCTGAAAGCGCTGACCATGGCGCCCTGGCCGGGCAACGTGCGCCAGTTGTTCAACGTGGTCGAGCAGGTCTGCGCCCTGTCCAGCTCGCCGCTGATCCCGCTGGCGCTGGTGCAGCGGGCGCTGCGCTCGCCCAGCGTCGAGGTCCAGACCTATGCCGAGGCCAAGCAGCGCTTCGAGCGCGAGTACCTGGTCGGCCTGCTCAAATTGACCGACGGCAACGTGGCCGACGCGGCGCGTCTGGCGGATCGCAACCGGACGGAGTTCTACCGGCTGCTGCAGAAGCACGGGCTCACCGCCGGGCACTTCAAATCGGATGCCGTGCCGCCGGGCGGCGACACTGTCGCTGACGAGCGACGCTCCTAA